One Candidatus Uhrbacteria bacterium CG10_big_fil_rev_8_21_14_0_10_50_16 genomic region harbors:
- a CDS encoding protein SanA, giving the protein MNTHVKNNRSLVLPLLIVAGLAAFLLIGYADFVVNKAAEGHAYTSIAEMPHTKTALLLGTSKYVPDGRDNLFYTYRMNAAVELFEAGKVDYILISGDNGTLQYSEPKMMQTDLLDRGIPSDRIYLDYAGFRTWDSVVRANKVFLENNFVIVSQAFQNQRALYIAQTNGIEAIAYNVQDVSVARSPRIWLRERLARVKVLLDVLLHTQPKFLGDTIEIGGEVE; this is encoded by the coding sequence ATGAACACGCACGTAAAAAACAATAGATCCCTTGTTCTTCCGCTGTTAATTGTAGCGGGGCTTGCGGCATTTCTGCTCATAGGTTATGCGGATTTTGTGGTTAATAAAGCCGCAGAAGGTCATGCTTATACAAGCATTGCGGAGATGCCTCATACGAAAACCGCGCTGTTGCTTGGCACGAGTAAGTATGTCCCAGACGGTCGCGATAACCTGTTTTACACGTATCGTATGAACGCCGCCGTGGAACTATTTGAGGCGGGGAAGGTCGACTACATCCTCATTAGCGGAGACAACGGAACTCTGCAATACTCAGAGCCAAAGATGATGCAGACAGATCTGCTGGATCGAGGAATCCCCTCCGATCGCATCTACTTGGACTACGCCGGATTTAGAACCTGGGACTCCGTCGTGCGGGCCAACAAGGTGTTTTTAGAAAATAATTTTGTGATTGTCTCGCAGGCATTTCAAAATCAACGCGCACTCTATATTGCGCAGACCAACGGGATTGAGGCGATTGCCTATAACGTACAGGATGTTTCTGTGGCACGGAGCCCCCGTATTTGGTTACGTGAGCGTTTGGCGCGCGTTAAGGTTCTTTTGGATGTCCTGTTGCACACACAGCCCAAGTTTTTGGGTGATACGATTGAGATCGGCGGCGAAGTGGAATAG
- the uppS gene encoding di-trans,poly-cis-decaprenylcistransferase: MKHFAIIIDGNRRWARERGLPTLEGHRRGYENVKIIGQAALERGIEHLTIYAFSTENWKRSEEEVGYLMDLLLRVLTADRQFFINQGARVRVIGRREGLNNKIIQAIQETEAATAGGTRGQINLCINYGGRAEIVDAVNQLFAAGQEVTEETINTTIWMQGVPEPDIIVRTSGEQRLSGFLTWSGVYSELKFIEKNWPDFTEADLDDCLADYDHRQRRFGQ; this comes from the coding sequence ATGAAACACTTTGCAATCATCATTGACGGCAACCGCCGATGGGCACGCGAACGCGGTCTGCCAACGTTGGAGGGACACCGACGCGGATATGAAAACGTCAAAATCATCGGCCAGGCGGCCTTGGAGAGAGGTATTGAACACCTCACCATCTATGCGTTCTCCACAGAGAACTGGAAGCGCTCAGAAGAAGAAGTGGGCTATTTGATGGACCTTTTGTTGCGTGTGCTCACAGCGGATCGTCAATTTTTTATTAATCAAGGCGCACGAGTCCGCGTTATTGGACGTCGAGAAGGGTTGAACAATAAAATTATTCAGGCAATACAAGAGACAGAGGCAGCAACGGCAGGTGGAACGCGAGGGCAAATCAATCTCTGTATTAACTACGGTGGGCGTGCAGAGATTGTGGATGCGGTGAATCAACTCTTTGCGGCAGGCCAAGAGGTCACCGAGGAGACAATCAACACGACCATTTGGATGCAAGGAGTCCCAGAACCAGACATAATTGTACGCACCAGCGGTGAGCAACGGCTGTCTGGATTTCTTACATGGAGTGGCGTGTATAGCGAGCTCAAATTCATAGAAAAAAACTGGCCAGATTTTACCGAAGCAGACCTGGACGATTGTCTGGCCGATTATGATCATCGGCAGAGGAGGTTTGGACAATAA
- the tpiA gene encoding triose-phosphate isomerase: MKTIIANWKMELGVRESVALARGVLRGLRGMQDIPNILVAPTFPALFEVSKVLGRSRVQMAAQNMHTEEVGAYTGSVSVRVLKEVGAQAVILGHSECRRQGETDADVREKVALALQHGLDVIVAVGEPMATREAGETAGYIHDQISTIFMGIHPTKRHTIYVAYEPLWAIGSGKVPSIQDVSVVHTQIKEQLAQLDIPDVLVLYGGSVTPENAYEFLNHSSVDGALVGGAGVRIKSLIELIQLASELS; the protein is encoded by the coding sequence ATGAAAACCATCATTGCCAATTGGAAAATGGAACTAGGCGTGCGTGAGTCCGTGGCTCTTGCACGGGGTGTTTTGCGTGGGCTTCGGGGCATGCAAGATATTCCAAATATTCTTGTGGCGCCAACGTTCCCGGCGTTGTTTGAGGTGTCCAAAGTCCTAGGGCGGTCCCGTGTGCAAATGGCCGCGCAGAACATGCATACGGAGGAGGTTGGTGCCTATACAGGGAGTGTATCCGTACGGGTTCTTAAGGAAGTGGGAGCGCAGGCGGTGATTTTGGGACATTCGGAATGCCGACGGCAAGGCGAGACGGACGCGGACGTGCGCGAGAAGGTGGCGTTGGCCCTGCAACATGGATTGGACGTAATCGTGGCGGTGGGAGAGCCGATGGCCACGCGTGAGGCGGGAGAGACCGCAGGGTACATCCACGATCAAATTAGCACGATTTTTATGGGGATTCATCCAACAAAACGGCATACCATCTATGTGGCGTATGAGCCGTTATGGGCCATTGGCAGCGGTAAAGTTCCCTCCATTCAAGACGTTTCCGTGGTGCACACACAGATCAAGGAACAGCTTGCGCAACTTGACATTCCGGACGTTTTGGTGCTTTATGGGGGAAGTGTGACACCGGAAAACGCGTACGAGTTCTTAAATCACTCGTCAGTGGATGGCGCGCTTGTAGGAGGTGCAGGCGTTCGTATTAAATCGTTGATTGAGTTGATTCAACTCGCCTCCGAATTATCGTAA
- a CDS encoding glycine--tRNA ligase, with protein MNKIVSLCKRRGFVFPGSEIYGGLANTWDYGPLGSQLKKNIKDSWWKTFVERRQDIVGIDSSILMNPRVWEASGHVETFNDPLVEDKITHKRFRADHLIQEMTGENVDGKSLEELAAIIEAKSLKSPDGNALTPPRQFSGMFETTAGAAGEGDQVIYLRPETAQAIFVNFKNVLDTTRIRLPFGIAQIGKAFRNEITPGNFTFRTLEFEQMEIEYFLEEQDWQAQFETWADTIENWGKQIGIDIAHVHRLEVAKDALAHYSKRTVDFEFDFPFGTKELWGLAYRTDFDLTNHQNHSKQKLEYTDPDEQSKKVVPHVIEPSLGVDRTLLALLTSAYTEEEVPDSKGGTDTRVVMKFVPALAPYQVAVLPLSKKDQLIEPAQKLVDQLLPMARVEFDASGSIGKRYRRQDEIGTPFCVTVDFETLEDKAVTVRDRDTMQQTRVPIVELTAYLAQRLAA; from the coding sequence ATGAATAAAATCGTGTCGCTGTGCAAGCGGCGCGGGTTTGTGTTTCCTGGTTCGGAGATTTACGGGGGGCTTGCCAATACCTGGGATTATGGTCCATTGGGGTCTCAGCTTAAGAAAAATATTAAGGATAGTTGGTGGAAAACATTTGTGGAACGCCGACAAGATATTGTGGGAATCGATAGTTCGATTTTGATGAATCCGCGTGTGTGGGAGGCGTCGGGTCACGTAGAGACGTTTAATGACCCGTTAGTAGAAGATAAAATAACCCATAAACGGTTTCGAGCCGATCATTTGATCCAGGAGATGACAGGAGAGAATGTCGATGGAAAGTCGCTTGAGGAACTTGCGGCGATTATCGAGGCGAAGAGCCTCAAGAGCCCAGATGGAAATGCGCTGACGCCGCCGCGACAGTTTAGCGGGATGTTTGAAACCACCGCAGGTGCGGCCGGAGAAGGGGATCAAGTGATTTACCTTCGGCCAGAAACAGCGCAAGCTATTTTCGTGAACTTTAAAAACGTGTTAGATACAACACGCATACGATTGCCATTTGGGATTGCGCAAATCGGAAAAGCATTTAGGAATGAGATTACGCCGGGAAACTTTACATTTAGAACGCTTGAGTTTGAGCAAATGGAGATTGAGTATTTTTTGGAAGAGCAGGATTGGCAGGCACAGTTTGAGACATGGGCAGACACCATAGAAAACTGGGGCAAACAAATTGGAATCGACATAGCACACGTACATCGATTGGAAGTTGCAAAGGACGCGTTGGCGCATTATTCCAAGCGTACGGTGGATTTTGAGTTTGACTTTCCATTTGGCACAAAAGAACTTTGGGGTCTCGCGTATCGAACAGATTTTGATTTGACCAATCATCAAAATCACTCCAAACAAAAATTGGAATATACCGATCCAGACGAACAGTCAAAGAAAGTGGTTCCGCATGTGATCGAACCGTCACTTGGCGTGGACCGAACGCTACTTGCGTTGCTTACAAGCGCCTATACGGAAGAGGAGGTCCCTGATTCTAAAGGCGGAACAGATACACGTGTTGTGATGAAATTTGTGCCTGCGTTAGCGCCTTATCAGGTAGCAGTCCTGCCGCTTTCTAAGAAAGACCAACTTATTGAGCCGGCACAGAAATTGGTCGATCAACTCCTTCCAATGGCACGCGTGGAGTTTGACGCCTCGGGATCCATTGGAAAACGCTATCGCCGGCAGGACGAGATTGGAACACCGTTTTGTGTAACGGTGGACTTTGAGACATTGGAAGACAAGGCTGTGACCGTGCGTGATCGCGATACCATGCAACAAACGCGTGTGCCGATTGTAGAGCTTACGGCGTACCTGGCGCAGCGTCTTGCGGCGTAG
- a CDS encoding ribosome recycling factor, producing MNPYLTVPVILDQSCMHQFLTERKSDVEKAIEFLEGELAGIQTGRASTGLVDGVLVTTYGSAQVLKNLAAISTPDAHTVQIEPWDASVVKDIEKALTEANLGIMPNVSGKIIRMVVQPLTEDRRKELAKMVGKKVEEARIRVRTGRDEIKKDIERAEKENEIREDERYRLQEELDAFVKEVNDALERLGDAKEDQIMKV from the coding sequence ATGAATCCTTATCTGACGGTTCCCGTAATTCTTGACCAGTCGTGTATGCATCAATTTCTCACAGAACGAAAATCAGACGTAGAAAAAGCCATCGAATTTTTAGAAGGAGAACTCGCCGGGATTCAAACGGGCCGGGCAAGTACCGGACTCGTAGACGGGGTGTTGGTGACCACGTATGGATCAGCACAAGTGCTCAAAAACCTCGCGGCCATCTCTACGCCAGACGCGCATACGGTGCAAATTGAACCGTGGGATGCGAGTGTCGTTAAGGATATTGAGAAGGCGCTCACCGAGGCTAATCTTGGGATCATGCCAAACGTGAGTGGTAAGATTATTCGTATGGTGGTGCAACCGCTTACGGAGGATCGACGTAAAGAGCTAGCAAAGATGGTTGGCAAAAAAGTGGAGGAGGCACGGATTCGTGTGCGCACGGGGCGTGATGAAATAAAAAAAGATATTGAGCGCGCCGAGAAGGAAAATGAAATTCGCGAGGACGAACGCTATCGATTGCAGGAGGAGTTGGATGCGTTTGTCAAAGAGGTTAATGATGCGCTTGAGCGTTTGGGGGACGCCAAGGAGGATCAGATTATGAAAGTCTAG
- a CDS encoding rod shape-determining protein, which yields MAVFQKKIGIDLGTTTVLVYVPKRGIIINEPSVVAVSTIDGKVLAVGKEAKDMLGRTPDTIVARRPLKDGVIADYRTTEAMLRYFINKALGGVRFIRPEVMVAVPGGITSTERRAVIDATLAAGAKAAYIITEPIVAAIGANIPIGSPSGHMIIDIGGGTSEMAVISLGGIVASTSVRIGGVRFDAAIQDHVRRVYGLAIGERTAEAIKIEIGSAMYLEDKLEMEVKGRDLITGMPKLIKVNSDDVTDAITNEMQGIVDAVKDVLQKTPPELSADVMDKGIVMSGGSSQLRNINKLIAESTGVPTYIADDTQLCVARGTGIALENLEAYKRSVFTS from the coding sequence ATGGCCGTTTTTCAGAAAAAAATTGGGATTGATTTGGGAACGACCACCGTATTGGTGTACGTGCCAAAACGCGGAATTATTATCAACGAGCCCTCCGTGGTTGCGGTTTCTACGATTGATGGAAAGGTTCTGGCCGTCGGAAAAGAGGCAAAAGACATGCTGGGCCGAACCCCGGACACCATTGTGGCGCGTCGACCGCTCAAAGACGGCGTGATCGCAGATTATCGGACCACAGAGGCCATGTTGCGCTATTTTATTAACAAGGCGTTAGGCGGTGTGCGTTTTATTCGTCCAGAAGTGATGGTGGCGGTGCCAGGCGGAATCACGTCTACAGAACGACGTGCGGTGATCGATGCAACACTTGCGGCAGGTGCTAAGGCAGCCTACATTATTACGGAGCCGATTGTTGCAGCTATTGGCGCCAATATTCCCATTGGAAGTCCGTCGGGTCACATGATTATTGATATTGGCGGGGGAACGTCCGAGATGGCGGTCATATCGCTTGGTGGCATTGTGGCAAGTACGAGTGTGCGAATAGGCGGCGTGCGGTTTGATGCGGCAATTCAAGATCATGTGCGGCGCGTGTATGGATTGGCGATTGGTGAACGTACGGCCGAGGCGATCAAGATTGAGATTGGGTCGGCTATGTATTTGGAAGATAAATTAGAGATGGAGGTCAAGGGTCGCGATCTCATTACGGGCATGCCAAAATTGATTAAAGTCAACAGCGATGACGTAACGGATGCTATTACCAACGAGATGCAGGGGATTGTGGATGCGGTCAAAGACGTATTGCAAAAAACGCCGCCGGAGTTGTCTGCAGACGTTATGGATAAGGGGATTGTGATGTCGGGAGGGTCGAGTCAGCTACGCAACATCAATAAGTTGATTGCGGAGTCGACCGGTGTGCCTACGTACATTGCCGACGACACCCAGTTGTGCGTGGCACGTGGCACGGGTATAGCGTTGGAGAACCTGGAGGCTTACAAGCGAAGTGTGTTTACGAGTTAA